ATCGATCGGGAAGTGGTGGAGTTCGTAGCCTCCCTACCCGACGCCTGGCGGGCCGGGCGCTTGGGGCCACGACGCGGCGCCAAGGCCCTGCTGCTGGAGGCGCTGGGTGACCGCCTGCCTGAGGCCGTTGTCCGCGGCCGGAAGCGGACTTTTACCCTGCCGTGGGAGCGGTGGCTGCGCGGCCCGCTGAGGGGGAGGGTAGAGGAGGGCATCGAGGCGATCCCCGAACCGCTGCGGCTCTTCCTCGATCCCGTGGAAGTGCGGGCTGTCTGGCGCGACTTCCTGGCCCGCCGGACGGGATGGTCCCGGCCCTGGGCGCTGTACGTGCTGAATGAGTGGGTGCGCAGGCACCTGGTGGTTTGACCCTCGGGCTGGTCTCGGCGAGGATTTGATCCCATGAGAGTGAGGGTCTCGGACAGCGCGACGATTCTTACATCCTTGACGAATTCGTCAAAGCGGCGGGTGACGGCAGCATGATCGTTCGCGGCGTTGATATCGTCCGCCGAGTGCTCCCAGACCGGTGGGTGCTGTCAGTGTACAGTCGTCCCCATCTGGCCGGGTTCCTGCGCCGTGCGCTCAACCGCTTTGTCCCCGAGGGTTTGAGTTCCGTCCGTATCGCGGGTGGTGGTCTGCAAGGCCTGCGCATGGAGCTCGACCTGAGGCGTGAGAAGTTTCTCTGGCTCGGCACCTACGAGCCCTGGATCCAGGAGGCGATGAGCAGGTACGTGCGTCCGGGAGATTGGGCGTGGGATGTGGGGGGGTTCATTGGTTATCACTCACTCTTTCTGTGGCGGCTCGGGGCCAACGTCGTCGCCCTTGAGCCCGATCCCATCAACTTTGACCGACTCCTGACGAATCTCAGAGCCAACGGCGCGCATGACGTCAGGGCGCTCAGGCTGGCTGCCGGACGGACTGAGGGTCGTGCCCGTTTCCGGCGCTTGGCGGAGCATCCGAGTCAGACGCGCCTGGAGGATGATGGCGACGGCGAGTGTTCTGTTGTGCCGTTGGACAACTTGCTCGCGAACTGTCCAGCTCCTCGGCTGGTGAAGGTCGACGTGGAAGGATCCGAGCTCGACGTACTGGCAGGTGCCTCCATCCTCCTGCGGGAGTGTCGGCCCGTGTGGATCGTGGAAACCCACGGAACGGCAGAGATAGTAGCTGCCTGCTTCAGGCTTGAGCGATACGAGGTGAGACCGGTGGGAAAGGGTGCGGAGGTAGACACGCAGTTGCCCGTGGGGGGGCCTGCCCATCTCCTGGCGGTGCCGCGGGCATGATCATCCTGGGTCTGAACGCCTGCCACGGCAACGCGTCGGCCGCCAAGATATCGTGGTCAATCCGGGGCTGAAGCTGCAGATGTGGGGAAAGCGACCCGGCTCAGTAGTGGTACCGCGCCTGCAGGAAATCGATGCGGTCTTCGGTGACGCGGTACACAATTCGGTGCTCCTGCGTCAGCCGTCGTGACCAGACCCCCGGTGCGAGGTATTTCAAGGGCTCCGGCTTCCCGATTCCGGCGAAGGGGTCCCGCACAATGGCGCGGACAAGGTCGAGGGCGCGCAAGGCCACCCTCCGGTCTGTCTCGACCCAGTAGCGGAGATCCTCAATGAACTCGGGGTGGAAGACGGTGTCGCGAGCCCTGCGCGCGGCCCGGCGATTACCGGCGTTCGAGCCCAAGGGCTTTCCGCAGGGCCTCCACCGAGCGCGGCTTGCCTTCCCGCGCGAGGGCACGCCTCAAGGCCCTCAGCAGCCGCTCGGCGTTCTTGGGCGACCTGAGCAGGTGTGCGGTTTCTTGCAGACCGGCCAGCTCGTCGGCGGCGATGAGCGCTACTTCCGGTCTTCCCCGCCGGGTGATGATGATCGTCTCCCGGTCCTGGACCGCGCGCTCGATGAGGCCGGCCAGGCGCGCCCGAGCATTGGTGTAACTGGTCTGGACTGGCATGTGTCTCCCCTTGACCGTTTCTTGACCTGTCAACAAACGTCTGTACAGGATCCTTGTACAGGACATCGGTGCGGTTGTCAAGGTATCGCGGCGCGGCCGTGATTCCACCCTGATGGTCATTCTGGGGATCAACGCCTACCACGGGAACGCCTCGGCGGCCATTCTGTGCGACGGCCGGCTGGTGGCCGCGGCCGAAGAGGAGCGGTTCAACCGGGTCAAGTACGCCGCGGGCTTCCCCACCCGGGCGGTGCAGTACTGCCTGCAGGCCGCGGGTGTGACCCTGGCCGAGGTCGACCACGTAGCCGTGCCCCGCAACCCCTGGGCGCGGGTGGGCAGCAAAGCGCTGTACGCGCTGCGGCTTCCCCGCTTCGCGCTGGACCGCTCCCGGGCCCTCGTCCGTTTCGCCGGCCTGCGAGACGAGCTGGCCCGGGCGTGCGACGCCGATCCCGCCGCCATCCGGGCCCGGTGGCACCGCGTGGAGCACCACCGGGCGCACCTGGCCAGTGCCTTCTTCGTCTCACCGTTTGAGGAGGCGGCGGTCTTGTCGGCCGATGGTCTGGGCGACTTCGCCAGCACCATGTGGGCCAGCGGCCGGGGCCACCGCCTGGAGGTGCACGGCGCGGTGGAGTTCCCGCACTCCCTGGGCCTGTACTACACGGCCATCACCCAGTACCTGGGCTTCTGGAAGTACGGCGACGAGTACAAGGTGATGGGCCTGGCGGCCTACGGGGAGCCGGCCTACCTGGATGAGTTCCGGCGCATTGTACGGACTCCCTCACCCTACACCCTCTCCCCAAAGGGGAGAGGGGGAGTGAAGACATCCTCTCTCACAAGGGGAGAGGGATGGGGTGAGAGGCTGCCATTTCATCTGGGGCTGGAGTATTTTTTGCACCATCGGAACGGGCCGGACATGACCTGGCGCGAGTCCGACCGCACGCCGGTGCTGGGGCGCCTGTTCTCTGACCACTTGGCGGCGCGCCTGGGGCCGGCCCGCCAGGCGGGCGAGCCGATCGAGCGGCGTCACCAGGACGTGGCCGCCACCCTGCAGGCCCGCCTCGAGGAGGTCTACTTCGACCTGCTCGACGCCCTGTACGCGCGCACGGGGCTGCGGGCGCTGTGCCTGGCCGGCGGGGTCGCGTTCAACTGCGTCGCCAACGGCAAGATCTTCGACCGCACCCCCTTCGAGCGGGTCTACGTCCAGCCGGCGGCAGGCGACGCCGGGCTGGCGGTCGGCGCGGCCTTCTACGTCTACCACCAGGTGCTGGGGCACCCCCGGTCCTTCGTCATGGACCACGCCTACTGGGGTCCGGAGTTCGACGCCGCGGTGATCCGCCGGGCTGTGGATGCGGCGGGACTGCGCTACCGGGAGCTGCCCGAGGAGGTGCTGTGCCGCGAGACGGCGCGGCATGTGGCCGAGGGCAAGATCGTCGGCTGGTTCCAGGGGCGGATGGAGTGGGGCCCGCGGGCCCTGGGCAACCGCAGCATCGTCGTCGACCCGCGCCGCCCCGAGATGAAGGACGTCCTGAACCGCCGCATCAAGCACCGGGAGCCCTTCCGGCCGTTTNNNNNNNNNNNNNNNNNNNNNNNNNNNNNNNNNNNNNNNNNNNNNNNNNNNNNNNNNNNNNNNNNNNNNNNNNNNNNNNNNNNNNNNNNNNNNGCGACACCAACCCGCGCTACTGGCGGCTGATCAAGGAGTTCGAGTGCCTGACCGGCG
This genomic interval from Armatimonadota bacterium contains the following:
- a CDS encoding FkbM family methyltransferase — translated: MIVRGVDIVRRVLPDRWVLSVYSRPHLAGFLRRALNRFVPEGLSSVRIAGGGLQGLRMELDLRREKFLWLGTYEPWIQEAMSRYVRPGDWAWDVGGFIGYHSLFLWRLGANVVALEPDPINFDRLLTNLRANGAHDVRALRLAAGRTEGRARFRRLAEHPSQTRLEDDGDGECSVVPLDNLLANCPAPRLVKVDVEGSELDVLAGASILLRECRPVWIVETHGTAEIVAACFRLERYEVRPVGKGAEVDTQLPVGGPAHLLAVPRA
- a CDS encoding carbamoyltransferase N-terminal domain-containing protein encodes the protein MVILGINAYHGNASAAILCDGRLVAAAEEERFNRVKYAAGFPTRAVQYCLQAAGVTLAEVDHVAVPRNPWARVGSKALYALRLPRFALDRSRALVRFAGLRDELARACDADPAAIRARWHRVEHHRAHLASAFFVSPFEEAAVLSADGLGDFASTMWASGRGHRLEVHGAVEFPHSLGLYYTAITQYLGFWKYGDEYKVMGLAAYGEPAYLDEFRRIVRTPSPYTLSPKGRGGVKTSSLTRGEGWGERLPFHLGLEYFLHHRNGPDMTWRESDRTPVLGRLFSDHLAARLGPARQAGEPIERRHQDVAATLQARLEEVYFDLLDALYARTGLRALCLAGGVAFNCVANGKIFDRTPFERVYVQPAAGDAGLAVGAAFYVYHQVLGHPRSFVMDHAYWGPEFDAAVIRRAVDAAGLRYRELPEEVLCRETARHVAEGKIVGWFQGRMEWGPRALGNRSIVVDPRRPEMKDVLNRRIKHREPFRPF
- a CDS encoding type II toxin-antitoxin system prevent-host-death family antitoxin — encoded protein: MPVQTSYTNARARLAGLIERAVQDRETIIITRRGRPEVALIAADELAGLQETAHLLRSPKNAERLLRALRRALAREGKPRSVEALRKALGLERR
- a CDS encoding Txe/YoeB family addiction module toxin, producing the protein MGSNAGNRRAARRARDTVFHPEFIEDLRYWVETDRRVALRALDLVRAIVRDPFAGIGKPEPLKYLAPGVWSRRLTQEHRIVYRVTEDRIDFLQARYHY